The Myroides fluvii region CACATTATGTGCGCACAAAAAAAGATATTCGCGAACAACTACCTGTAGATTATTACGCTTTCCGCAATAAAATTGATTTCAACAATGAAAAGTTGATTCGCTACTCCTCTTTCACAAAGTACTTAGCTATTATGTTGAGTTCAATTAGTGATGAATCGGATTTAGACTTTGACAGTGAAACAAAGTTCGACAAGAACATCACCAAACTCCATATTGTGGATACGTTGATTCGCAATGAGAAAGTAAAAAATACAGTTTTAGACAATATTGCACTTATTTATTTGTTAGAGGATCAAAATCTCAACAACAATGACAAGTTTTTTGAAGCTTATTTCAAACTCTCTACAGACACCACGCAACACCGTGAGATTGTAAAAATTCAAAATGCCGTACAAAATTTAAAGTACGAAAACCGTCTACCGAAAGTAGATTTAGTTGACATAGACGAGAAATCTGTTGATTTTAAAAAGTTAATTCACAAGAAAACCCTGATGTTCGTTTGGACAAAAAACGGCTTAGCTCATGCAGAGGCGAGTCACAAAAGAGCCTTAGATCTGTTGGAAAAACGCCCCGATATTCAAGTAATTTCGGTGTGTATTGACGGAGAACATCAAGAATGGAAGGATTTGATACGCCCGTACAAACATCCCAACTTAATTGAATTGCGCTGCACCGATTTTAACGACATGAAAGACAAATGGATTATTACTAAAATTCAACGCAGCATCATCCTAAATAAAGATGGAAGTATTCAAGAAGCCTTTGTCAATATTTTTGATCGCAATATAGAGAAGTTGTTAGAGTAAGCCGATTGTTAGCGGTGAACAGTTGACCATTTACAGAAGATTATACAACCTATAAAAATAACCAATCCCAAAAAAGGGTTGGTTTTTTTGTTGCTTGTTGTGAAATGACAATTTGGTTAGAAGGGTTAACCAATGAACCAATACCCTAATTAAAGTGGATATTCGATTAAGAAAAAGAATGCACTTCAACCAGCAACACTTACTGTTTACTAATCCTTGCTAACAGTTCACCTCAAAAAAAAACCTTCAATAGCAAGAAGAAGTTTGAGCTATTGAAGGGTTTGTATGTTTTTAAAAATTCAATATCATATATTTAGTCCCCACTAATATTTTTATGATATCTTAAAGGAATCGTGCACAACTACATTTTGTGCATTTTTTTTCAAACTTCATGGACAAAATTACAAGTACTTTTGTAAAAACAAAACACATCTATCTTTTTTTTACTTCTTTCATCTCTTTATTTATCACTGCTCAGAGAAATATACTCGTAAAATAAACTCCAAATATTTTAGAATCAGAGGCCTCAGAATAAATCACAAAAGATGGAAATAATTTTTTCTTTAAATAAATAACTGTATTTTTTATTTTCTGTTTGCCTTTATATTTGCAAAGAGTTGATTTTACAATTCTTATACTTGCGTTTAGAAACGCAATATCCGATTGTTCACTGTTTCAATCTTTTTAGAATTCACAATCTTTTATTGGTTTTTTCGCTTAAAATGATAAAAAAAGTAATTTTATCAACGTAAATCATTTTTTTTATTTTTTTATAGACATAAACTGATATTTAATAAAAGAATAGTACTACCTTTGTGCCTATTTTTAAAATTTATATGAACAATTTCGAACTATTAGGTCTAAATGAATTGCTAGTATCTGCAATTAATGATTTGGGATTTGAGAATCCTTCAGAGATCCAAGAAAAAGCAATTCCTTTATTATTAGAAAAAAATACCGATATTGTTGCGTTAGCCCAAACAGGGACTGGGAAAACCGCAGCATTTGGTTTTCCGCTTATTCAGAAAATTGACCTGTCAAAAAAACACACTCAAGCGTTGATTTTATCACCGACGCGTGAGTTATGCTTGCAAATTGCAAATGAAATCAAACAATACTCTAAGTACGTAAAAGGACTTCATACAGTGGCTGTATACGGTGGGGCGAGTATTACAGAGCAAGCAAGAGAGATCAAGCGTGGTGCACACATCATTGTAGCAACTCCAGGGAGAATGCAAGATATGATTAACCGCGGAATGGTTGACATCAAACATATTGAATATTGTGTGTTAGATGAGGCAGATGAGATGTTGAATATGGGGTTTTATGAGGACATCACCTCAATTTTAGCTGACACACCAGATGACAAGAGTACTTGGTTATTCTCTGCAACAATGCCTGCTGAAGTAGCGAGCATTGCAAGAGAATTCATGTCTAACCCTGCTGAAATCACAGTTGGACACAAAAATCAAGGTTCTACTAATGTTAGTCACGAGTATTACTTAGTTTCTGCAAGAGACCGTTATTTAGCATTAAAGCGTTTAGCTGATGCCAATCCGAACATCTTTTCAGTTATCTTTTGTAGAACAAAAAGAGACACCCAAGCAATTGCTGAGAAGTTAATTGAAGACGGGTACAACGCAGCTGCATTACACGGAGATTTATCGCAAGCGCAACGCGATGCGGTAATGAAAGCCTTTAGAGGAAAACAAATCCAGATGTTAGTAGCAACAGATGTTGCTGCACGTGGAATTGACGTTGATGATATTACACACGTTGTAAACTACCAGCTTCCAGATGAGATCGAAACCTATACCCACCGTAGTGGTCGTACAGGACGTGCTGGAAAATCTGGGGTTTCAATGGTAATTATCACGAAAAGTGAGGCGCGCAAGATTTCTCAAATCGAGCGTATCATGAAGACGAAATTCGAGGAAAAACCAATTCCTTCTGGATTGGAAATCTGCGAAATTCAGTTGTATCACATTGCTAACCGCATTAAAAACGTAGAAGTTAACCCGGAAATTGAGACATTTTTACCGTCTATTTCTGAGCTATTAGTAGACTTAACAACGGAAGAATTGATTAAAAAAGTAGTTTCTGTAGAGTTTAATCACTTGTTAGAATACTATCAAAAATCTTCAAACAGCTTAAGTAATGCTGGTTCTGCAGCAAGAACATCGAAAGAGGTTCCTACAGATGGAGCGGTTCGTTTCTTCTTAAACTTAGGAGAAAAAGACGGTTTCGACTGGATGAGCTTGAAAGATTACTTACGTGATACGTTAGAATTAGGACGTGATGATTTATTTAAAGTGGATGTAAAAGAAGGATTCTCATTCTTTAATACAGATGCTGAGCACGCGGACAAGATTATGACAATCTTAAACAACGAAACGTACCAAGAGCGCCGAGTAAATGTTGAGATCTCAAATAATGACGGAGGGAAAAACTCTGGCAGAAGAGACCACAACAGACGCGGAGGCGGAGGCGGACGTGGCGGAGATGGAGGTTTCCGTTCTGAGCGTAGAGATCGCGGCGAAAGAAGCGATAGAGGCGACAGAAGAGGCGGAGATCGCTCAACGAGCAACCGTTCTGATCGTGGCGGAAGCGGCGGAGGCGGCGGAAGTCGTTTCAGCGATAGAAATGACAGAAGCGACAGAGGCAGCAGCAGAAATGACAGAGCGCCTAGAAATGAAAGAAGTTCTTCAAGACGCACAGGCGATAACAGCGCTCCAAAACGTCCAAGAAGAAGTTAATCTGTTAATTTTTTTCAAATAAGATATAAAACTGTAAAATATCCACTATTTTTAAGCAATTTTAAAAATGATGAGAAATTTTACAGTTTTTTTATTTACATGCCTACTGTCTTTCGCGGCATGGAGTCAAACTCCGCAAGTGAAAGGTACTATTTACAACGACAAGTCTCTCCTACCTGTTGATGATGTTAACGTGATTAACATTACGCAAGTAAAGGGAACAGTCAGCAAGCGAGATGGTTCTTTCTCTATAGCTGCTAATCTGAATGATTCCATTCACTTTTCCTTTCCGGGATATTTACCCATCAAACTAAAGGTAACCAACGACTGGTTAAACAATGATAATCTAAAACTGTACTTGACAGAACAGTCTATTGAACTGGCTGAAATCTTCATCAAGAAATACGATTTAACAGGTATTCTAGAAGTAGATACCAAATTAATCGAACTCAATGACAAATTACAAGTTGATTTCTATAGGCGCACGAGTATGCCAACGTATAGTATAGCCGTGGGTAGTTACTTTAGTCCGGTAGATGCAGTATATAACTTATTTAAAGGCAAAGCCAAAGAACTCAAGAAACTCGAAAATATCAGGGAAGATCAAAACATGATTGCACTCATGCAAACGCGTTATGATCGCGAAATTGTTTGCGGGTTATTGGGTATCACACAAGAAGATATCATTAAAACTTTAAAGAATTGCAACCAAACAGATCGCTTCATTTATACGGCTACTGATTTCCAAATTTATCAGGCCCTCAATGAATGTTTTGAGAATTCGAAAATACTAGTAAAGAAACAAAATAATACATCCAGATAAGGGGTGTATTTTTTTTGTTCTTTTCTTCGAATACATACTCGCAAAACAAAAAAATAAAAGGTATTTTTGTACGCAATAACTACACATAACTAATTTAAATTCTCGCACTAAAATGAATATCATTTTAAAATCTGCAAAAATTATAGATTCAACAAGTCCATTCCACAATCAAGTGGTGGATATACACGTAAAAAACGGAAAAATTGAAAAGATAGCTGCTTCGATTACAGATGCTGAAGCTAACGTAATTCAATTGGAAGATTTAAGTGTTTCTCCCGGTTGGTTTGACACTTCTGTTTCTTTTGGTGAACCTGGCTATGAGGAAAGAGAAACCTTGGTTCACGGATTAGAAGTAGCTGCAAAAAGCGGTTTTACACAGGTAGCCATTC contains the following coding sequences:
- a CDS encoding DEAD/DEAH box helicase, giving the protein MNNFELLGLNELLVSAINDLGFENPSEIQEKAIPLLLEKNTDIVALAQTGTGKTAAFGFPLIQKIDLSKKHTQALILSPTRELCLQIANEIKQYSKYVKGLHTVAVYGGASITEQAREIKRGAHIIVATPGRMQDMINRGMVDIKHIEYCVLDEADEMLNMGFYEDITSILADTPDDKSTWLFSATMPAEVASIAREFMSNPAEITVGHKNQGSTNVSHEYYLVSARDRYLALKRLADANPNIFSVIFCRTKRDTQAIAEKLIEDGYNAAALHGDLSQAQRDAVMKAFRGKQIQMLVATDVAARGIDVDDITHVVNYQLPDEIETYTHRSGRTGRAGKSGVSMVIITKSEARKISQIERIMKTKFEEKPIPSGLEICEIQLYHIANRIKNVEVNPEIETFLPSISELLVDLTTEELIKKVVSVEFNHLLEYYQKSSNSLSNAGSAARTSKEVPTDGAVRFFLNLGEKDGFDWMSLKDYLRDTLELGRDDLFKVDVKEGFSFFNTDAEHADKIMTILNNETYQERRVNVEISNNDGGKNSGRRDHNRRGGGGGRGGDGGFRSERRDRGERSDRGDRRGGDRSTSNRSDRGGSGGGGGSRFSDRNDRSDRGSSRNDRAPRNERSSSRRTGDNSAPKRPRRS
- a CDS encoding carboxypeptidase-like regulatory domain-containing protein: MMRNFTVFLFTCLLSFAAWSQTPQVKGTIYNDKSLLPVDDVNVINITQVKGTVSKRDGSFSIAANLNDSIHFSFPGYLPIKLKVTNDWLNNDNLKLYLTEQSIELAEIFIKKYDLTGILEVDTKLIELNDKLQVDFYRRTSMPTYSIAVGSYFSPVDAVYNLFKGKAKELKKLENIREDQNMIALMQTRYDREIVCGLLGITQEDIIKTLKNCNQTDRFIYTATDFQIYQALNECFENSKILVKKQNNTSR